A genome region from Streptomyces sp. S4.7 includes the following:
- a CDS encoding GNAT family N-acetyltransferase translates to MITATPPPAPLSHTPHALLAPKPPSVRAACREDATALAELSQPFVRSGALRERPLSLYANRAADFLVAQGPGGRLEGCVGLRVHAAGPGEGRGPVGVLYNFCVAGRKQGHGVGAGLLRAVLAAARAQSLGALFTATTGGGGLFLRYGFVPTTARPAPPSWAASLDPRRGARILARVL, encoded by the coding sequence TTGATCACGGCTACGCCGCCCCCCGCCCCGCTGTCGCACACGCCGCACGCGCTCCTCGCGCCGAAGCCGCCCTCCGTACGCGCCGCATGCCGGGAGGACGCCACCGCGCTCGCCGAACTCTCCCAACCCTTCGTGCGCTCGGGGGCGTTGCGCGAGCGGCCCCTCTCGCTGTACGCCAACCGGGCCGCCGACTTCCTTGTGGCGCAGGGTCCCGGAGGCCGCCTCGAAGGCTGTGTGGGCCTGCGCGTGCACGCGGCAGGGCCGGGGGAGGGGCGCGGCCCGGTCGGCGTTCTGTACAACTTCTGTGTGGCCGGGCGGAAGCAGGGGCACGGCGTGGGGGCCGGGCTCCTGCGCGCCGTACTGGCGGCGGCCCGCGCGCAGTCGCTCGGCGCTCTGTTCACGGCGACGACCGGCGGTGGCGGCCTGTTCCTGCGGTACGGGTTCGTGCCCACGACCGCGCGTCCGGCGCCCCCGTCATGGGCGGCGTCGCTGGACCCCCGGCGCGGGGCGCGGATCCTCGCGCGGGTTCTGTGA
- a CDS encoding CDGSH iron-sulfur domain-containing protein has protein sequence MPTPSGERPRRTNPTRDGPILVEGPVEVVLSDGSTVTSDRFMVALCACRRSRTYPWCDTSHRRKSRE, from the coding sequence GTGCCCACCCCATCCGGTGAGAGGCCGCGCCGTACCAACCCGACCAGGGACGGACCGATACTCGTCGAGGGACCCGTCGAGGTCGTCCTCAGCGACGGGAGCACGGTGACGTCGGACCGGTTCATGGTCGCCCTGTGCGCGTGCAGGCGCAGCCGGACGTACCCCTGGTGCGACACCAGCCACCGCCGGAAGTCCAGGGAGTGA
- a CDS encoding MbtH family protein → MSTNPFDDPEGRFLVLENGEGQHSLWPSFAEVPGGWTIVLEEDTRDRCLDFIEARWTDLRPRSLAASTDG, encoded by the coding sequence ATGAGCACCAATCCCTTCGACGACCCCGAAGGCCGTTTCCTGGTCCTGGAGAACGGAGAGGGACAGCACTCGCTCTGGCCGTCTTTCGCCGAGGTGCCCGGAGGGTGGACGATCGTCCTCGAAGAGGACACGCGTGACAGGTGCCTCGACTTCATCGAGGCCCGCTGGACCGATCTGCGCCCCCGGTCCCTCGCGGCGTCCACGGACGGCTGA
- a CDS encoding sigma-70 family RNA polymerase sigma factor: MAAPTHKTRAANAPGPRDDTDEDARQGRLGLTFDAFHDYHRELWMRYAHSQVGGRPAAETVVDNACAHLKRDWKHALAQESVSRYAWSLLKEETHRWLDERGLQPLLVDTAAFHAAVAKLLRHDTRDRFTVLEGELGLYGAIADLLPERQYDIIVLRFVLGEDEENVAEYLGIELATVRSQAQHARRRLARELDMAIEPTETEG; this comes from the coding sequence ATGGCCGCACCAACCCACAAGACGCGGGCTGCCAACGCCCCCGGTCCCAGAGACGACACCGACGAGGACGCCCGACAAGGACGGCTGGGTCTGACCTTCGACGCCTTCCACGACTACCACCGCGAGTTATGGATGCGCTACGCCCACTCGCAGGTCGGCGGGCGGCCCGCGGCCGAGACCGTGGTGGACAACGCCTGCGCGCACCTGAAGCGGGACTGGAAACACGCCCTGGCCCAGGAGTCGGTCTCCCGGTACGCCTGGTCGCTGCTGAAGGAAGAGACCCACCGATGGCTCGACGAACGCGGACTCCAGCCGCTCCTGGTCGATACCGCCGCCTTCCACGCGGCCGTCGCGAAACTTCTCCGGCACGACACCCGGGACCGGTTCACCGTCCTGGAAGGTGAACTCGGCCTGTACGGGGCCATCGCGGACCTGCTGCCGGAGCGTCAGTACGACATCATCGTCCTGAGGTTCGTCCTCGGCGAGGACGAGGAGAACGTCGCGGAGTACCTCGGCATCGAACTCGCCACCGTGCGCTCCCAGGCACAGCACGCCCGCCGTCGCCTGGCACGCGAGCTCGACATGGCCATCGAACCGACCGAGACGGAAGGGTAG
- a CDS encoding gas vesicle protein K, translated as MADTPRGDDLQEVARAAARAFDLVPTGPDEPRPRDGIAQRLETDPDTVERDLIKLVLTIVELLRQLMERTALHRVDQGDLREDQEERIGMTLMILQDRMTELCERYDLTMDDLNLDLGPLGSLLPRDSG; from the coding sequence ATGGCTGACACACCCCGCGGCGACGATCTGCAGGAAGTCGCACGGGCCGCGGCGCGCGCGTTCGATCTCGTACCGACCGGGCCGGACGAGCCCCGACCGCGCGACGGCATCGCCCAGCGCCTCGAAACCGACCCGGACACGGTGGAGCGGGACCTGATCAAGCTGGTCCTCACCATCGTCGAACTGCTGCGCCAGCTCATGGAGCGCACCGCCCTGCACCGGGTCGACCAGGGCGATCTCCGGGAGGACCAGGAGGAGCGGATCGGTATGACGCTGATGATCCTCCAGGACCGGATGACCGAACTCTGTGAGCGCTACGACCTGACCATGGACGACCTCAATCTCGACCTCGGCCCGCTCGGTTCCCTGCTGCCCCGCGATTCCGGCTGA
- a CDS encoding 3'-5' exonuclease: MDVEGQLLNVVDVEATCWEGPPPPGQVSEIIEIGLTVVDLRAGERLAKHRLLVRPARSEVSPFCTELTGLTAAEVAGGPPFAEACRVLARDHRAGLLPWASWGDYDRNQFTRQCRHTGTEYPFGHRHTNAKIAFTASYGLRRRPGMAQALRVAGLPLEGRHHRGDDDAWNIAALVVRLAGRGDWPAAS; encoded by the coding sequence ATGGACGTCGAGGGGCAGCTGCTCAACGTGGTCGATGTCGAGGCGACCTGCTGGGAGGGCCCGCCACCACCCGGGCAGGTGAGCGAGATCATCGAGATCGGGCTGACCGTCGTCGACCTGCGCGCGGGCGAGCGCCTCGCCAAGCACCGGCTGCTCGTGCGCCCGGCCCGGTCGGAGGTGAGCCCGTTCTGTACGGAGCTGACGGGGCTGACAGCGGCCGAGGTGGCCGGGGGCCCGCCCTTCGCCGAAGCCTGCCGGGTACTGGCGCGCGACCACCGCGCCGGTCTGCTGCCCTGGGCCAGCTGGGGCGACTACGACCGTAACCAGTTCACCCGCCAGTGCCGGCACACGGGTACGGAGTACCCCTTCGGCCACCGGCACACCAACGCGAAGATCGCCTTCACCGCCTCCTACGGTCTGCGGCGCCGCCCCGGAATGGCCCAGGCGCTGAGGGTGGCCGGCCTCCCGCTGGAGGGACGCCACCACCGGGGCGACGACGACGCGTGGAACATCGCCGCCCTCGTCGTGCGGCTGGCGGGCCGCGGAGACTGGCCCGCCGCGTCCTGA
- a CDS encoding Asp23/Gls24 family envelope stress response protein, with the protein MSNGHHHRHEVRGKTTIADSVVASIAGIATRDASGVYAMGGGISRTLGAARDKMSLSDDVTRGVRVEVGEKQAAVDVNVVMEYGYPIPRTTDDIRSGISDAVGSMTGLEVVEVNIDVLDVHVPGSDDDRT; encoded by the coding sequence ATGTCCAACGGCCACCACCACCGCCACGAAGTCAGAGGAAAGACGACGATCGCGGACTCGGTAGTGGCCTCGATAGCCGGTATCGCCACCCGTGACGCGTCGGGGGTGTATGCGATGGGCGGCGGTATTTCCCGGACCCTGGGAGCCGCCAGGGACAAGATGTCCCTCTCCGACGACGTCACCCGTGGTGTACGGGTGGAAGTCGGCGAGAAGCAGGCCGCCGTCGATGTGAACGTGGTCATGGAGTACGGCTATCCGATTCCCCGGACCACCGACGACATCCGCTCGGGCATCTCCGACGCGGTCGGCAGCATGACCGGGCTCGAAGTCGTCGAGGTCAACATCGACGTCCTCGACGTACACGTACCGGGGTCGGACGACGACAGGACCTAG
- the argB gene encoding acetylglutamate kinase, whose protein sequence is MTARTATPAGTARTTTVVVKFGGNAMVDADLRRTFARDIVELWHAGLRPVVVHGGGPQISAMLDRLGLETRFEAGLRVTTPETMEVVRMVLSGRVQRELVGHINAHGPFAVGMTGEDAHTMTAVRRSAWVDSRQVDIGLVGDIVEVNPDMVRTLLDQGHIPVVSPVARGTDGQVYNVNADLAASALAVALGAERLVVLTDVEGLYANWPHSTEVIGRLTADALDGLLPGLASGMLPKMEGCLRAVRGGVRRAHVLDGRVPHAVLRGVLDETSPGTTVVPDNSPDHRGRTV, encoded by the coding sequence ATGACCGCACGGACAGCGACGCCCGCGGGGACCGCGCGAACAACCACCGTCGTCGTCAAGTTCGGCGGCAACGCCATGGTGGACGCCGATCTGCGGCGGACATTCGCCCGGGACATCGTGGAGTTGTGGCACGCGGGCCTGCGTCCCGTCGTCGTGCACGGGGGCGGGCCGCAGATCAGCGCGATGCTCGACCGCCTCGGCCTGGAGACCCGGTTCGAGGCAGGCCTGCGGGTGACCACACCCGAGACCATGGAAGTCGTGCGGATGGTGCTGAGCGGCCGCGTCCAGCGGGAGTTGGTCGGCCACATCAACGCCCACGGGCCCTTCGCCGTGGGCATGACGGGCGAGGACGCACACACGATGACGGCCGTACGCCGCTCCGCCTGGGTGGACAGCCGGCAGGTCGACATCGGCCTCGTCGGGGACATCGTGGAGGTGAACCCGGACATGGTCCGCACGCTCCTGGACCAGGGCCACATCCCGGTGGTCTCCCCCGTGGCGCGCGGCACGGACGGCCAGGTCTACAACGTCAACGCCGATCTCGCGGCGTCGGCCCTCGCCGTGGCTCTCGGCGCCGAACGGCTGGTGGTACTCACCGATGTCGAGGGGCTGTACGCGAACTGGCCGCACAGCACCGAGGTGATCGGGCGTCTGACGGCCGACGCCCTGGACGGGCTGCTGCCGGGGCTGGCGAGCGGGATGCTGCCGAAGATGGAGGGCTGCCTGCGGGCCGTGCGCGGCGGCGTCCGCCGCGCACACGTGCTCGACGGCCGGGTACCGCACGCGGTGCTGCGGGGCGTCCTCGACGAGACCAGCCCCGGCACCACCGTGGTTCCCGACAACAGCCCGGACCACCGCGGAAGGACCGTCTGA
- a CDS encoding amidohydrolase: protein MLRTRLTNARFLTMDPDHPVAHDLGIWRGRIVGLDEAVTSLPAHEVIDLRGATVLPGFIDSHVHLAWAGLKANTFSIAGLTRIEDVLAAVSEAVVRRGSPGDWVSVAGYDQRALGRHLTAAELDLVSHGRKVSLLHDSGHGCVVNSAVLDLLPAGLPHENGFLAEGAMGVARALRLPHSQRELADAIGRAARTCLAEGITACAEAGIGGTLFGHSPVELGAYQLAREEGLLPIRVQLMVAADRLRPAAAHESDGIPRALDLGLRTGFGDDRLSVGALKIYTDGGMMARTAALSGPYEGLDHTGQLQDDPDALADTIVDGHLAGWQLAVHAIGDRAADLALDALERAQRLRPRPGARHRIEHAGLIRPDQLPRLARLGVSAVVQPNFLRYFGDDYAAIMGEARAPWLYRGRAFLDHGIPLVGSSDRPVTDGSPLRAVQFMVERACGAGQVIGPDEGITVDEALRAYTVAGAHACHWEDDLGSLVPGKLADLVVLGDDPRRVDTSRIGDIEVVATFVDGDETEKTAADSPFQR, encoded by the coding sequence ATGCTCCGCACCAGACTGACGAACGCCCGCTTCCTCACCATGGATCCGGACCACCCCGTCGCCCATGACCTGGGCATCTGGCGGGGCCGGATCGTGGGCCTGGACGAGGCTGTGACCTCCCTGCCCGCACATGAGGTGATCGATCTCCGGGGCGCCACCGTGCTGCCCGGATTCATCGACTCCCATGTGCACCTGGCCTGGGCCGGGCTCAAGGCGAACACCTTCAGCATCGCCGGCCTCACCCGGATCGAGGACGTACTCGCCGCCGTGTCCGAGGCCGTCGTAAGGAGAGGCTCACCCGGCGACTGGGTGAGCGTCGCCGGCTACGACCAGCGGGCCCTCGGCCGCCATCTGACCGCCGCCGAACTGGACTTGGTCAGCCACGGGCGCAAGGTGTCCCTGCTGCACGACTCCGGGCACGGCTGCGTAGTCAACTCCGCGGTTCTCGATCTGCTCCCCGCCGGTCTCCCGCACGAGAACGGCTTTCTCGCCGAGGGCGCCATGGGCGTCGCCCGCGCGCTGCGGCTGCCCCACTCCCAGCGGGAGCTGGCCGACGCGATCGGGCGCGCCGCCCGGACCTGTCTGGCCGAGGGGATCACCGCCTGCGCCGAGGCGGGCATCGGCGGCACTCTCTTCGGGCACAGCCCCGTCGAGTTGGGCGCCTATCAACTCGCCCGGGAAGAGGGCTTGTTGCCGATACGCGTCCAGCTCATGGTGGCCGCGGACCGGCTGCGCCCGGCCGCCGCGCACGAGAGCGACGGCATTCCCCGAGCGCTCGACCTCGGCCTGCGCACCGGGTTCGGCGACGACCGTCTCTCCGTGGGCGCGCTGAAGATCTACACGGACGGCGGGATGATGGCCCGGACCGCCGCGCTCAGCGGTCCGTACGAAGGGCTCGACCACACCGGCCAGTTGCAGGACGACCCGGACGCTCTCGCCGACACGATCGTGGACGGCCATCTCGCCGGATGGCAGCTCGCCGTCCATGCCATCGGCGACCGCGCGGCCGATCTCGCCCTGGACGCCCTGGAACGGGCCCAGCGCCTGCGTCCGCGCCCCGGAGCCCGGCACCGTATCGAACACGCCGGACTGATCCGTCCCGACCAGCTCCCGCGCCTCGCGCGGCTCGGCGTCAGCGCCGTCGTCCAGCCGAATTTCCTGCGTTACTTCGGCGACGACTACGCGGCGATCATGGGCGAGGCGCGGGCCCCCTGGCTCTACCGGGGCAGAGCGTTCCTGGACCACGGCATCCCCCTCGTCGGCAGCTCCGACCGGCCCGTCACGGACGGATCCCCGCTGCGGGCGGTCCAGTTCATGGTCGAGCGCGCCTGCGGGGCCGGGCAGGTGATCGGCCCGGACGAGGGCATCACCGTCGACGAGGCCCTGCGCGCCTACACGGTCGCGGGCGCCCACGCCTGCCACTGGGAGGACGACCTGGGAAGTCTCGTCCCGGGAAAGCTCGCCGATCTGGTCGTGCTCGGGGACGACCCCCGGCGGGTCGACACCTCGCGTATCGGGGACATCGAAGTGGTGGCGACATTCGTCGACGGCGACGAGACGGAGAAGACGGCGGCGGACTCGCCCTTTCAGCGCTGA
- a CDS encoding gas vesicle protein — protein sequence MESLAGRQVALIDLLDRLLTGGAVLTGDLVLSVADVDLVHINLRAVIRSITPDGPAPW from the coding sequence ATCGAGTCCCTCGCCGGACGGCAGGTCGCGCTCATCGACCTGCTCGACCGGCTGCTGACCGGCGGAGCGGTCCTGACCGGGGATCTCGTGCTCTCCGTCGCCGACGTGGACCTCGTGCACATCAACCTGCGGGCGGTCATCCGCTCGATCACACCCGACGGACCGGCCCCGTGGTGA
- a CDS encoding iron-containing redox enzyme family protein yields the protein MESARAQQDGPALPTGRGELSDGLVRVLLGRPGARLPSGSVAGEALPYGEDLHLALYICYELHYRGFRGVDPDWEWDPELLRLRGGLERRFLAALRADTGRRTDAGEAFAGILVERLDADGPTHFLRDEGELWQLREYAAQRSLYHLKEADPHAWVIPRLRGRAKAAMVAVEFDEFGGGRADRMHSRLFAELMSDLGLDTAYGRYVDAATAQMLASVNLMSMFGLRRSLRGALVGHFAAVEVTSSPASRRLAEAMRRADAGEAAVHFYAEHVEADAVHEQVVRREVVGGLLEEEPWLETDVAFGVDATDLLDTRLATETLASWRDGVSSLRTPL from the coding sequence GTGGAGAGCGCGCGGGCCCAGCAGGACGGGCCGGCCCTGCCGACGGGGCGTGGCGAGCTGAGTGACGGCCTCGTACGGGTGCTGCTCGGCCGCCCCGGTGCTCGGCTGCCGTCGGGCTCGGTGGCCGGTGAGGCCCTTCCGTACGGGGAGGATCTGCACCTCGCGCTCTACATCTGCTACGAGTTGCACTACCGGGGGTTTCGCGGTGTCGACCCCGACTGGGAGTGGGATCCTGAACTGCTCCGGCTGCGCGGCGGACTGGAGCGCCGCTTTCTGGCAGCCCTGCGCGCGGACACCGGGCGCAGGACGGACGCCGGCGAGGCGTTCGCCGGGATTCTGGTGGAGCGCCTGGACGCGGACGGGCCGACTCATTTCCTCAGGGACGAGGGCGAGTTGTGGCAGCTGCGTGAGTACGCGGCCCAGCGTTCGCTCTACCACCTCAAGGAGGCCGATCCGCACGCCTGGGTGATCCCACGGCTGCGCGGCAGGGCCAAGGCGGCGATGGTCGCGGTCGAGTTCGACGAGTTCGGCGGCGGCCGGGCCGACCGGATGCACTCTCGGCTCTTCGCGGAGCTCATGTCGGACCTCGGGCTGGACACGGCGTACGGCCGGTACGTCGACGCGGCGACGGCACAGATGCTGGCGAGCGTCAATCTCATGTCGATGTTCGGGCTGCGCCGGTCGCTGCGCGGCGCCCTGGTGGGGCACTTCGCCGCCGTCGAGGTGACCTCCTCCCCCGCCTCCCGCAGACTGGCCGAGGCCATGCGGCGGGCGGACGCCGGCGAGGCGGCAGTGCACTTCTACGCCGAGCACGTGGAGGCCGACGCCGTCCATGAACAGGTGGTCCGCCGGGAGGTGGTGGGCGGTCTGCTGGAGGAGGAGCCCTGGCTGGAGACGGACGTGGCCTTCGGCGTCGACGCCACCGACCTGCTGGACACCCGCCTGGCCACCGAGACCCTGGCCTCCTGGCGCGACGGCGTCTCCAGTCTCCGTACACCGCTCTGA
- a CDS encoding SAM-dependent methyltransferase, which yields MAENSTVDLKLDQAHSARMYDYYLGGTTNFPADREAAGKALAAFPSILATARINRRFMRRATRFLAQEGMTQFFDIGTGIPTSPNLHEVAQEVTPAARVVYTDNDPIVLAHARALLHSHSEGHTSYAHADVTDPAALLATPEIADTLDFTRPIALSLNALLHFVTDDRVDGGAHGIVEHLKAALPPGSTLTITHVTPDFDPEGIARLTGAYRAAGTPGQARPHAEIVRLFDGWELLDPGVVPTQRWRPTEEDQAENVTDAEAACYAGIARKP from the coding sequence ATGGCGGAGAACAGCACGGTGGACCTGAAGCTGGATCAGGCGCATTCGGCCCGTATGTACGACTACTACCTCGGTGGCACCACGAACTTCCCCGCCGACCGGGAGGCGGCCGGCAAGGCCCTTGCCGCCTTCCCCTCCATCCTGGCCACCGCGCGCATCAACCGGCGCTTCATGCGCCGCGCGACGCGGTTCCTCGCCCAGGAGGGCATGACCCAGTTCTTCGACATCGGCACGGGCATCCCCACCTCCCCCAACCTCCACGAGGTCGCCCAGGAGGTCACCCCGGCGGCGCGCGTGGTCTACACGGACAACGACCCGATCGTCCTGGCCCATGCGCGGGCGCTGCTCCACAGCCACTCCGAGGGCCACACGTCGTACGCGCACGCCGACGTCACGGATCCGGCCGCGCTCCTGGCGACACCGGAGATAGCGGACACGCTCGACTTCACCCGTCCCATCGCGCTGAGCCTCAACGCGCTGCTCCACTTCGTCACCGACGACCGTGTCGACGGCGGCGCGCACGGCATCGTCGAACACCTCAAGGCGGCGCTCCCCCCGGGCAGCACCCTCACCATCACCCATGTCACCCCCGACTTCGACCCCGAGGGAATCGCCCGGCTCACCGGTGCCTACCGCGCGGCAGGCACCCCCGGTCAGGCGCGCCCCCACGCCGAGATAGTCCGCCTCTTCGACGGCTGGGAGCTCCTCGACCCCGGCGTCGTACCCACCCAGCGCTGGCGCCCGACCGAGGAGGACCAGGCCGAGAACGTCACCGACGCGGAGGCCGCCTGCTACGCGGGAATCGCCCGCAAACCCTGA
- the metE gene encoding 5-methyltetrahydropteroyltriglutamate--homocysteine S-methyltransferase, which produces MTAQSAAAAARATVYGYPRQGQNRELKKAVEGYWKGRVDADALRGTAQDLRRSNWRQLADAGIHEVPSGDFSYYDHVLDTSVMVGAVPERHRAAVDADALDGYFAMARGTQDVAPLEMTKWFDTNYHYLVPELGPDTVFTADPAKQVAEFGEALALGLTARPVLVGPVTYLLLAKPAPGVAADFEPLTLLDRLLPVYAEILADLRAAGAEWVQLDEPSLVQDRTPAELNAAARAYRDLGAAADRPKLLVASYFGRLGDALPVLAKAPIDGLALDLTESAATNLDALAAVGGLPGKRLVAGVVDGRNIWINDYEKSLATLGTLLGLADRVDVAASCSLLHVPLDATAERDIDPEITRWLAFARQKTEEIAVLARGLGQGTYAITAELITNRAALASRAGSALTRDPAVRARTAAVTDADGRRSQPYTERATAQRARLGLPPLPTTTIGSFPQTAELRTARADLRTARIDAAGYEERIREEIQEVLSFQEKAGLDVLVHGEPERNDMVQYFAEQLTGYVATSHGWVQSYGTRYVRPPVLAGDISRPEPMTVRWTSYAQSLTDRPVKGMLTGPVTMLAWSFVRDDQPLADTARQVALALRDEVNDLEAAGTSVIQVDEPALRETLPPRSADHAGYLAWATESFRLTTGGVRPDTQIHTHMCYAEFGDIVQAIDDLDADVISLEAARSHMQVARELAAHGYPREAGPGVYDIHSPRVPSTEEATALLRKGLEAIPADRLWVNPDCGLKTRGWPETRASLENMVAAAREIRSRLATDGV; this is translated from the coding sequence GTGACAGCGCAGTCCGCAGCCGCGGCAGCACGGGCGACCGTGTACGGCTACCCCCGCCAGGGACAGAACCGGGAACTGAAGAAGGCCGTAGAGGGCTACTGGAAGGGCCGCGTCGACGCCGACGCCCTCCGCGGGACCGCTCAGGACCTCCGCCGTTCGAACTGGCGGCAGCTGGCCGACGCCGGCATCCACGAAGTGCCCTCCGGCGACTTCTCCTACTACGACCACGTCCTGGACACCAGCGTCATGGTCGGCGCCGTCCCCGAGCGGCACCGCGCGGCGGTCGACGCCGACGCACTGGACGGCTACTTCGCCATGGCGCGTGGCACCCAGGACGTAGCGCCGCTGGAGATGACGAAGTGGTTCGACACCAACTACCACTACCTGGTGCCGGAGTTGGGCCCGGACACCGTCTTCACCGCCGACCCGGCCAAGCAGGTCGCCGAGTTCGGGGAAGCCCTCGCGCTCGGCCTCACCGCCCGTCCGGTCCTGGTCGGGCCCGTCACCTATCTCCTGCTGGCCAAGCCCGCCCCGGGCGTGGCCGCCGACTTCGAGCCGCTGACGCTCCTCGACCGGCTCCTGCCCGTGTACGCCGAGATCCTCGCCGACCTGCGCGCGGCGGGTGCCGAGTGGGTGCAACTGGACGAGCCCTCGCTGGTCCAGGACCGTACGCCGGCCGAACTGAACGCCGCCGCCCGCGCCTACCGTGACCTGGGCGCGGCGGCCGACCGGCCCAAGCTGCTCGTCGCCTCCTACTTCGGGCGGCTCGGGGACGCGCTGCCCGTGCTGGCGAAGGCCCCGATCGACGGGCTCGCGCTCGACCTCACCGAATCGGCCGCCACCAACCTCGACGCCCTCGCGGCCGTCGGCGGGCTGCCCGGCAAGCGACTGGTCGCGGGCGTCGTCGACGGACGCAACATCTGGATCAACGACTACGAGAAGTCCCTCGCCACCCTGGGCACGCTCCTCGGCCTCGCCGACCGCGTCGACGTCGCCGCATCCTGCTCCCTGCTGCACGTCCCGCTCGACGCCACCGCCGAACGCGACATCGACCCCGAGATCACCCGCTGGCTCGCCTTCGCCCGGCAGAAGACGGAGGAGATCGCGGTACTGGCACGCGGACTCGGGCAGGGCACCTACGCCATCACGGCCGAACTCATCACCAACCGCGCGGCCCTCGCCTCCCGGGCCGGCTCCGCACTCACCCGCGACCCCGCCGTGCGCGCCCGCACCGCCGCCGTCACCGACGCCGACGGACGGCGCTCCCAGCCGTACACCGAGCGCGCCACGGCGCAGCGGGCGCGCCTCGGACTCCCGCCACTGCCGACGACCACCATCGGCTCCTTCCCACAGACCGCCGAACTGCGCACCGCGCGCGCCGACTTGCGCACCGCGCGGATCGACGCCGCCGGATACGAGGAGCGGATCAGGGAAGAGATCCAGGAGGTCCTGTCCTTCCAGGAGAAGGCCGGGCTCGATGTCCTGGTGCACGGTGAGCCCGAACGAAACGACATGGTGCAGTACTTCGCCGAGCAGCTGACCGGCTATGTCGCCACGAGTCATGGCTGGGTGCAGTCCTACGGCACCCGCTATGTCCGCCCGCCGGTCCTCGCCGGGGACATCTCCCGGCCCGAGCCGATGACGGTGCGCTGGACGTCGTACGCGCAGTCGCTCACCGACCGACCGGTCAAGGGCATGCTCACCGGGCCCGTCACCATGCTTGCCTGGTCCTTCGTCCGCGACGACCAGCCGCTCGCCGACACCGCACGCCAGGTCGCACTCGCACTGCGCGACGAGGTCAACGACCTCGAAGCGGCGGGCACTTCGGTCATCCAGGTCGACGAACCCGCCCTGCGCGAGACGCTGCCCCCGCGCTCCGCCGATCACGCCGGCTATCTGGCGTGGGCGACGGAGTCCTTCCGCCTCACCACCGGCGGGGTACGGCCGGACACCCAGATCCACACCCACATGTGCTACGCCGAGTTCGGCGACATCGTCCAGGCCATCGACGACCTCGACGCCGACGTCATCAGCCTGGAGGCCGCCCGCTCCCACATGCAGGTCGCCCGCGAACTCGCGGCGCACGGCTACCCGCGCGAGGCGGGGCCCGGTGTCTACGACATCCACTCCCCGCGCGTTCCGAGCACCGAGGAGGCGACAGCCCTTCTCCGCAAGGGACTTGAGGCCATCCCGGCCGACCGTCTCTGGGTGAACCCGGACTGCGGACTGAAGACCCGCGGCTGGCCCGAGACCCGGGCCTCGCTGGAGAACATGGTCGCCGCCGCCCGCGAGATCCGCTCGCGACTGGCCACCGACGGCGTCTGA